The following proteins are encoded in a genomic region of Stutzerimonas stutzeri:
- a CDS encoding TetR/AcrR family transcriptional regulator — MLSAAIMVIAQEGYAGASLRRVARQAGCTTGTVTYYFANKEEMVAAVAQNLFDEIDTLREINQTRIDLKAIVGQWLDSMNGDEPNSWLAWLQLLAHARHEPAFANVIKQRYARFREGFTAVLKEGQSLGLIRNDIAADMLADQISAMSDGWMMMMPIEPERFSTERRQSLLNALVTMIAPPKPAPSKAPKKKASDN, encoded by the coding sequence CTGCTCTCTGCTGCCATTATGGTCATCGCGCAAGAGGGCTATGCAGGCGCCTCGTTGCGGAGAGTGGCGCGACAGGCCGGCTGCACGACTGGAACCGTGACCTATTACTTCGCCAATAAAGAGGAAATGGTTGCTGCCGTCGCTCAGAATCTGTTCGATGAGATCGACACGCTGCGGGAGATCAACCAGACGCGGATAGACCTCAAGGCAATAGTCGGCCAATGGCTGGATTCAATGAACGGCGATGAGCCAAACAGTTGGCTCGCCTGGCTACAGTTGCTAGCCCACGCACGACATGAACCCGCCTTCGCCAACGTCATAAAGCAGCGCTACGCACGTTTCCGCGAGGGATTTACAGCTGTATTGAAGGAAGGCCAGAGCCTTGGCCTGATTCGCAATGATATAGCGGCCGATATGCTTGCCGACCAAATCAGTGCGATGAGCGATGGCTGGATGATGATGATGCCGATCGAGCCCGAGCGATTTAGCACAGAGCGTCGTCAGTCGCTACTCAATGCCCTCGTCACAATGATCGCACCGCCTAAGCCTGCCCCCAGCAAAGCCCCCAAGAAGAAGGCGTCGGACAATTGA
- a CDS encoding NAD(P)-dependent oxidoreductase: protein MRENDDCRSGFDVSVLGLGAMGTIMAQAFLKQGKRVAVWNRSPEKAQALVDAGAQLCESAQAALAASPVAILVLLDDTAVQELLGADGMTPALANCTIVNFSTGSAEQNLAIQALVSAAGGHYLKGMIVAYPRNVGHPESYCLYTGEHESFERHRALLEALAGHALFLPREEALAFATMLHAYSFAAMVAFYEVAGASQNFGMPISKTARLLADASRFFISDALEDAGRRFEARDFSGDQARLDVHASAFNYIAESMHACGARTPVFDAVCQVLQRAQSMGYGEQDIAAATKSFAPEAADSLDSLGAL, encoded by the coding sequence GTGCGCGAGAACGACGACTGCCGATCCGGCTTTGATGTGTCGGTGCTGGGGCTCGGGGCCATGGGCACGATCATGGCCCAGGCGTTCCTCAAGCAAGGGAAGCGCGTGGCGGTCTGGAATCGATCGCCTGAAAAGGCTCAGGCGCTCGTCGACGCCGGCGCCCAACTCTGCGAATCCGCGCAAGCGGCCTTGGCAGCGAGCCCGGTGGCGATCCTCGTACTTCTGGACGACACCGCAGTTCAGGAGCTGCTCGGTGCAGACGGCATGACACCTGCCCTCGCCAATTGCACGATAGTCAATTTCTCCACGGGCTCGGCAGAGCAGAACCTGGCGATTCAGGCTCTGGTCAGTGCTGCCGGGGGCCATTATCTCAAAGGGATGATCGTGGCCTATCCGCGTAATGTCGGCCATCCCGAAAGTTATTGCCTCTACACCGGTGAGCATGAATCCTTCGAGCGGCATCGGGCGCTACTCGAAGCGCTCGCCGGGCATGCGCTATTCCTGCCTCGGGAAGAAGCGCTGGCGTTTGCGACCATGCTCCACGCTTATTCCTTCGCCGCGATGGTTGCCTTTTACGAAGTTGCGGGGGCGAGCCAAAACTTTGGCATGCCCATTTCAAAGACGGCCCGGCTGCTCGCTGACGCCTCGCGTTTTTTTATCTCCGATGCACTAGAGGATGCCGGGCGCCGCTTCGAGGCGCGCGACTTCTCTGGAGATCAGGCACGGCTCGATGTGCATGCAAGCGCCTTCAACTACATCGCGGAATCCATGCATGCATGCGGTGCGCGGACCCCGGTCTTCGACGCGGTATGCCAAGTGCTGCAGCGCGCGCAGTCGATGGGCTATGGCGAGCAGGACATCGCGGCCGCCACCAAGTCATTCGCGCCCGAGGCTGCCGACAGTCTGGACTCGCTTGGCGCACTTTAG
- a CDS encoding NAD(P)/FAD-dependent oxidoreductase encodes MASNDSGSMRFRNIGGWVERPRNLQPELEGHVSADVIVVGAGFAGLSTALELTARGAKVIVLEQEFGGFGSSGRNAGYLLGSMGIEFELFVKRVGLEKARSFIRFYDEAVCYVERRLIELGIDCDYTPSGVIRAAVHPSQEKWLRRSMELGLELGSVTRFVDQAEMRGRGIPPAFLFGCEQRGGTLNPGKYVSGLRVEAIKAGVKLYERTPLLSFSEGPTITCKTARGSASAPVMVLATNAYTPQLGLLRDKVAPIRVSAIETQPLSPKQLASLDWRGREGIITPHLTMESHRLTAHNTMVLTVKKLNYVYGSKTPNVPDDGAYSALAQVLRERHPTLRDLGIQHCWSGYVSVAYDALPVIGATGKQQNIFHIAGCSGHGLATHSFIGQLLAERINGAESALLTALQHKTPSTLPEPLQWCALKTAFMAVGQYDKWTDRKVRKNAAASEEMQGSF; translated from the coding sequence ATGGCCAGCAACGATTCAGGCTCGATGCGCTTTCGCAACATCGGAGGCTGGGTAGAGCGGCCTCGTAACCTGCAGCCGGAACTGGAGGGCCACGTCAGCGCTGATGTAATAGTGGTCGGGGCCGGCTTTGCTGGACTGTCTACGGCGCTCGAACTGACCGCTCGCGGCGCAAAGGTCATCGTGCTGGAGCAGGAATTCGGCGGCTTCGGTTCCAGTGGGCGCAATGCCGGCTATCTGCTGGGCAGTATGGGAATCGAGTTCGAACTCTTCGTCAAACGCGTCGGTCTCGAAAAGGCGAGATCCTTCATCCGTTTCTACGACGAGGCGGTGTGTTATGTGGAAAGAAGGCTGATCGAACTGGGCATCGACTGCGACTACACCCCTTCCGGCGTCATCCGGGCGGCGGTGCATCCTTCCCAGGAAAAGTGGCTACGTCGCAGCATGGAGCTCGGTCTCGAGCTGGGTTCCGTTACTCGCTTCGTGGATCAGGCCGAGATGCGTGGGCGGGGTATTCCGCCGGCTTTCCTGTTCGGCTGCGAGCAACGCGGTGGCACGTTGAACCCGGGTAAGTACGTGAGCGGACTGCGCGTTGAGGCGATCAAGGCCGGGGTGAAACTCTACGAAAGAACCCCGCTACTTTCCTTCAGCGAGGGGCCGACCATCACCTGCAAGACCGCCCGTGGAAGTGCAAGTGCTCCAGTCATGGTGCTGGCGACCAATGCCTACACGCCGCAGTTGGGTCTGCTGCGTGACAAGGTTGCGCCCATACGGGTCTCGGCAATCGAAACCCAACCGCTGTCACCGAAGCAACTGGCTTCACTTGATTGGCGTGGCCGTGAGGGAATCATTACGCCGCACCTGACCATGGAAAGTCACCGCCTGACGGCACACAACACCATGGTCCTGACCGTCAAGAAACTGAACTACGTCTATGGCTCAAAAACCCCCAACGTACCGGATGACGGTGCCTACAGCGCATTGGCGCAGGTGCTGCGCGAGCGCCATCCCACGTTGCGCGACCTCGGTATCCAGCACTGCTGGAGCGGCTATGTCAGCGTGGCCTATGACGCGCTGCCTGTAATTGGTGCGACGGGGAAGCAGCAGAACATCTTCCATATCGCCGGCTGCTCGGGGCATGGACTCGCCACCCATTCGTTTATCGGGCAACTGCTCGCCGAGAGAATCAACGGTGCGGAGAGCGCTCTTCTGACAGCGCTGCAGCACAAGACACCTTCAACTCTGCCTGAGCCATTGCAGTGGTGTGCCCTCAAGACTGCGTTCATGGCGGTTGGGCAGTACGACAAATGGACCGACCGTAAGGTTCGTAAGAACGCTGCGGCTAGTGAGGAGATGCAAGGGTCCTTCTGA
- a CDS encoding LuxR C-terminal-related transcriptional regulator: MKQPSPKRNKLRPPQLPAMGLARPALLKCLDEAAHNGVLLSLIRTPVGYGKSTLLAQYALNLSDSNLPWAWYRLDDSDNQPCELLVQLCHALELSPCATPGRANEASLWTGILNHLESRDDRFTLILDDLHLLRSGTACRYLEQLLRNPPKHLHLLAACEGEPAIALSHLQRDQRVQILGVSDLTLDSGEIRELARSRGQSLNNDLVYLLRADSEGWISGVLFGLGNYVGAKLSDCGPADAPQFLSRKAFEQISRFFHEELLQRLMPPLLRFLSRLSAVSAFDAELAAHIGGQDNAKQLIHQLQRQDLFIQQRKGERLPLRLHPLLRRTLYQSLLRQDASLLNQLHLQAADWLLNQRCYAEAVYQLGRARDFNRLLATLEQHCFDLLREGAVNRIVDFLAHVPGENSPEHFTLAVTEASTVIVTNDISHASACLQRLQRLIRRHEVPERRPERVHQTLAFLRSRLAALGGNFNHGLRLVERALSQYPSPSAATAVLLFNRAICLFCLGRARQAKSAANQALAELQALGFSGYTNMLQLLLGQIEVAQGDVEQADVRFLAADLSGSFYDLFQQLGRGMVLLEQNHLEQAALHLSQAEAIALAFPHSAGLPWVIHHQACRLLAQGEAAQARSRWDEASRLARQFKLFTLYRQIGAYRARLAGCEHDQDYILAWLEEWHRCRRLYGAELMPEEWLAYAWVQRHLGQHASARQIADNLHELAEAEQLQRLRLDLLLLDATLQRDSGQQEAALRSLEQALQLAARHGYGQLMQLEGRQLEELLRQLLDPQTRRQLGLEQPLPAPERLARLLPGLRRGVDAVQQPLVEPLTRREQDVLRRMARGQGNPQIADSLYISLSTVKTHINNLFRKLDVSDRDSALQAARALKLVD; this comes from the coding sequence ATGAAACAGCCCTCGCCAAAGCGCAACAAGCTCCGCCCACCGCAGCTACCTGCAATGGGTCTGGCGCGGCCGGCACTGCTGAAATGCCTGGACGAGGCGGCCCACAACGGTGTGCTGCTGAGCCTGATCCGCACGCCGGTTGGCTACGGCAAGAGCACCCTGCTCGCGCAGTATGCGCTCAACCTAAGCGACTCCAACCTGCCCTGGGCCTGGTACCGGCTGGACGACAGCGACAATCAACCCTGCGAACTGCTGGTGCAGCTGTGCCATGCGCTGGAACTGTCGCCCTGCGCAACACCGGGCCGAGCCAATGAAGCCAGCTTGTGGACCGGCATCCTCAACCACCTGGAGAGCCGCGACGATCGCTTCACCCTGATCCTCGACGATCTCCACCTGCTGCGCTCTGGTACAGCCTGTCGCTACCTTGAACAATTGCTGCGCAACCCGCCGAAGCATCTCCATCTACTGGCCGCCTGCGAAGGCGAGCCCGCCATCGCGCTAAGCCATCTGCAGCGCGATCAGCGCGTGCAGATACTGGGAGTCAGTGACCTCACTCTGGACAGTGGCGAAATCCGCGAGCTGGCCCGCTCACGCGGGCAAAGTCTGAACAACGACCTGGTGTATCTGCTGCGCGCCGATAGCGAAGGCTGGATCAGCGGAGTGCTGTTCGGTCTCGGCAACTACGTCGGCGCGAAATTGTCCGACTGCGGTCCGGCCGATGCCCCGCAGTTCCTCTCGCGAAAGGCCTTTGAGCAGATTTCCCGATTTTTCCACGAAGAGCTCCTGCAGCGACTAATGCCACCGCTGCTGCGTTTCCTATCCCGCCTCTCGGCGGTGAGTGCATTCGACGCAGAGTTGGCCGCTCATATCGGCGGACAGGACAACGCCAAGCAACTGATCCATCAGCTGCAGCGCCAAGACCTGTTCATCCAGCAGCGCAAGGGCGAACGGCTGCCGCTGCGCCTTCACCCGCTGCTACGCCGCACGCTTTACCAGTCGCTGCTCCGGCAGGATGCGAGCCTGCTCAACCAGCTGCATCTGCAGGCTGCCGACTGGCTGCTCAATCAACGCTGTTACGCCGAGGCTGTCTATCAGCTCGGCCGTGCCCGCGACTTCAACCGCCTCCTCGCCACTCTGGAACAACACTGTTTCGACCTGCTGCGCGAGGGAGCGGTGAACCGTATCGTCGACTTTCTCGCCCATGTACCAGGGGAGAATTCGCCCGAGCACTTCACCCTGGCCGTGACCGAGGCGAGCACGGTGATAGTCACCAACGACATCAGCCATGCGAGCGCCTGCCTGCAACGTCTGCAGCGGCTGATCCGCCGTCACGAAGTCCCCGAGCGGCGCCCGGAGCGGGTTCACCAGACCCTGGCCTTCCTGCGCAGCCGGCTGGCCGCGCTGGGCGGCAACTTCAACCATGGCTTGCGTCTGGTAGAGCGCGCCTTGAGCCAATACCCCAGCCCTAGCGCAGCCACCGCTGTTCTGCTGTTCAACCGCGCGATCTGCCTGTTTTGCCTGGGCCGCGCACGCCAGGCCAAATCCGCAGCAAACCAGGCCCTGGCCGAACTGCAGGCACTGGGATTCAGTGGCTACACCAACATGCTGCAACTGCTGCTCGGCCAGATCGAAGTGGCCCAGGGGGACGTCGAGCAGGCCGACGTTCGCTTCCTGGCTGCCGATCTATCCGGCTCCTTCTATGACCTGTTCCAGCAACTGGGCCGGGGCATGGTGCTGCTCGAGCAGAACCACCTGGAGCAAGCCGCCCTGCACCTGAGCCAGGCCGAAGCCATTGCCTTGGCCTTCCCACACAGCGCCGGCCTGCCCTGGGTGATCCACCACCAGGCCTGTCGTCTGCTGGCCCAGGGCGAGGCGGCGCAGGCTCGCTCACGCTGGGACGAAGCCAGCCGGCTGGCTCGGCAGTTCAAGCTGTTCACCCTGTACCGACAGATCGGCGCTTACCGGGCCCGGCTGGCCGGCTGCGAACACGACCAGGACTACATCCTCGCCTGGCTCGAGGAGTGGCACCGCTGCCGCCGCCTCTATGGAGCCGAACTGATGCCCGAGGAGTGGCTGGCCTATGCCTGGGTCCAGCGCCATCTCGGCCAGCATGCCAGCGCGCGGCAGATCGCCGACAACCTGCACGAACTGGCCGAGGCTGAGCAGCTTCAGCGCCTGCGTCTGGACTTGCTGCTGCTCGACGCCACGCTGCAGCGCGACAGCGGCCAGCAGGAAGCGGCACTTAGAAGCCTGGAGCAGGCACTGCAATTGGCGGCGCGCCATGGCTATGGGCAGTTGATGCAGCTCGAGGGCCGCCAACTCGAGGAGCTGCTGCGTCAGTTGCTCGACCCGCAGACTCGCCGCCAACTCGGACTGGAACAGCCGCTACCTGCGCCCGAGCGCCTGGCGCGCCTGCTGCCCGGCCTGCGCCGTGGCGTCGACGCCGTCCAGCAGCCGCTGGTCGAGCCGCTCACCCGCCGCGAACAGGACGTGCTGCGGCGCATGGCCCGCGGTCAGGGCAACCCGCAAATCGCTGATAGCCTGTACATCAGCCTGAGCACGGTAAAGACCCATATCAACAACCTGTTCCGCAAGCTCGATGTCAGCGACCGCGACAGCGCCCTGCAGGCCGCCCGCGCCCTGAAGCTGGTCGACTGA
- a CDS encoding aminotransferase class IV translates to MTIIQAEHIMHNDPAHIRLDHDPKYAYGSAFINGVYCGLHEAAIPITDTGFIHADAAYDVVSASKGMIFRLEDHLNRFEKACEKFLLSNPYSQSQTAEILTNLVKLAGTKEAYIWWCVTRGQTPENRGDLSAYQNCFYAFVVPYSYIANDEMRSRGIDLMVSQKYIRIPPKAVDPTAKNFHWMDMKLSLVEAMQNGCDWSVLCDAEGYLTEAPGSNIFLIKDGTLFTPDSGCLEGITRKTALELAREIGMPTRVERVHVNQLREADEAFLTSTAGGIMPINSVDGILLGGVAGPGEKVTQLHNLYWEKRWAGWLGTPVNYREPANIEIA, encoded by the coding sequence ATGACAATTATTCAAGCTGAGCACATCATGCATAACGATCCAGCCCATATACGGCTGGATCACGATCCCAAGTACGCGTATGGATCGGCCTTTATCAACGGTGTCTACTGTGGTCTACACGAAGCGGCGATTCCGATCACCGATACCGGCTTTATTCACGCCGACGCCGCCTATGATGTCGTCAGTGCCAGCAAGGGCATGATTTTTCGACTCGAGGATCACCTCAATCGGTTCGAAAAGGCTTGCGAGAAGTTTCTCCTGAGCAACCCCTACAGCCAGTCTCAGACAGCGGAAATTCTCACCAACCTGGTCAAGTTGGCCGGCACCAAAGAGGCCTATATCTGGTGGTGTGTGACGCGCGGTCAGACGCCAGAGAATCGTGGTGACCTCAGCGCCTACCAGAACTGCTTCTACGCCTTTGTGGTTCCCTACTCCTACATCGCGAATGACGAGATGCGCTCCCGCGGTATCGACCTGATGGTCAGCCAGAAATACATTCGCATTCCGCCCAAGGCAGTGGATCCGACGGCCAAGAACTTCCACTGGATGGACATGAAGCTGTCCCTGGTCGAGGCAATGCAGAATGGTTGTGATTGGTCCGTGCTGTGCGATGCCGAGGGTTACCTGACCGAGGCTCCCGGTTCCAATATCTTCTTGATCAAGGACGGCACGCTGTTCACTCCGGACAGTGGCTGTCTGGAGGGAATCACCCGCAAGACCGCTCTGGAACTGGCCCGGGAAATCGGCATGCCGACCCGTGTCGAGCGAGTGCACGTCAACCAACTGCGCGAAGCCGATGAAGCCTTCCTGACCTCGACTGCCGGCGGAATCATGCCGATCAACAGCGTCGATGGAATCCTGCTGGGCGGCGTGGCCGGTCCTGGAGAAAAGGTGACCCAGTTGCACAACCTGTACTGGGAAAAACGCTGGGCTGGCTGGCTGGGCACACCGGTCAACTATCGCGAGCCGGCGAATATAGAAATCGCCTGA
- a CDS encoding acyl-CoA dehydrogenase: MTDKLLNERELNFQLYEMLDTEALLQRPRYAEHDRAVFDATLATARSIAAEYLAPHNHKGDANEPTFDGEKVSLIPETKAAWDALAEAGFHAAHHDAEDGGLQLPEVVLRACMAYFNAANVASAGYSFLTIGAANLVRSFAEDALRQRFLAPMLDGRYSGTMALTEPGQGSALGDIRTTARPAGDGSYRVFGQKMFISGGDHELTDNIVHMVLARIEGAPAGVKGISLFLVPKFLVDEDGNLGTRNDVALAGLLHKMGYRNTTSTVLSFGERDGAVAYLVGDANKGLAYMFQMMNEARIGVALGASALAYQSYIHALDYARERPQGRLPGSKDPHSPQVRIVEHADVRRMLLQQKVYAEGSLALCLYASSLFEDAHTAPEQSAREDAAELLDLLIPMVKSYPSKYGVIASDLGIQVLGGSGYIREYPLEQYYRDNRLNPIHEGTEGIHGLDLLGRKLGYHGGKGYRLFLAEARSSLEQAAGDSACAPLATALGDALEILERVTPELQTQVAADADVGLSNATAYLDLFGRVLVGWIWLRQALVASRALSAGAAGSEADFYRGKLHAARYFMDWELAAVESQAHLLGAGNRVCYDMQDAWF, from the coding sequence ATGACCGACAAGCTGCTCAACGAGCGCGAGCTGAACTTCCAGCTCTACGAGATGCTCGACACCGAAGCGCTGCTGCAGCGCCCCCGCTATGCCGAGCACGACCGTGCCGTGTTCGACGCCACCCTGGCCACCGCACGCAGCATCGCCGCCGAATACCTCGCCCCGCACAACCACAAGGGCGACGCCAACGAGCCGACCTTCGACGGCGAGAAGGTCAGCCTGATTCCCGAAACCAAGGCCGCCTGGGACGCCCTGGCCGAAGCCGGATTCCACGCCGCGCACCACGATGCCGAGGATGGGGGCCTGCAGCTGCCTGAGGTGGTGCTGCGCGCCTGCATGGCCTATTTCAATGCCGCCAACGTCGCCAGCGCCGGCTACTCCTTCCTGACCATTGGCGCAGCCAACCTGGTTCGGAGCTTCGCCGAGGACGCGCTGCGCCAGCGCTTCCTCGCGCCGATGCTCGACGGTCGCTACAGCGGCACCATGGCCCTGACCGAACCAGGCCAGGGCTCGGCGCTCGGCGATATCCGCACAACCGCGCGGCCGGCTGGCGACGGCAGCTACCGGGTATTCGGCCAGAAGATGTTCATCTCCGGCGGCGACCACGAGCTGACCGACAACATCGTGCATATGGTGCTGGCCCGCATTGAGGGCGCACCGGCCGGGGTCAAGGGCATCTCGTTGTTCCTTGTGCCGAAGTTCCTGGTCGATGAGGACGGCAACCTGGGCACGCGCAACGACGTGGCGCTGGCCGGCCTGCTGCACAAGATGGGTTACCGCAACACCACCTCCACCGTGCTCAGCTTCGGCGAGCGGGACGGCGCAGTCGCCTACTTGGTGGGCGATGCCAACAAAGGCCTGGCCTACATGTTCCAGATGATGAACGAGGCGCGCATCGGCGTAGCCTTGGGCGCCTCGGCGCTGGCCTACCAGAGCTACATCCATGCACTCGACTATGCCCGCGAAAGGCCTCAGGGCCGACTGCCGGGTAGCAAGGATCCGCACTCGCCCCAGGTGCGAATCGTCGAGCACGCGGATGTACGTCGCATGCTGCTGCAGCAGAAGGTCTATGCCGAAGGCAGCCTGGCGCTGTGCCTGTACGCCAGCAGCCTGTTCGAGGACGCCCACACCGCGCCCGAGCAGAGCGCGCGCGAGGACGCCGCGGAACTGCTCGACCTACTGATCCCCATGGTCAAGTCCTACCCCTCGAAGTACGGCGTGATCGCCTCCGATCTCGGCATCCAGGTGCTCGGCGGCTCCGGCTATATTCGCGAGTACCCGCTGGAGCAGTACTACCGCGACAACCGCCTGAATCCCATCCACGAAGGCACCGAGGGCATCCATGGCCTCGACCTTCTCGGCCGCAAGCTCGGCTACCACGGCGGCAAGGGCTACCGGCTGTTCCTTGCCGAGGCTCGCAGCAGCCTCGAGCAGGCCGCCGGCGATAGCGCCTGTGCGCCCCTGGCCACCGCCCTGGGCGACGCGCTGGAGATCCTCGAACGCGTGACGCCCGAACTCCAGACGCAGGTCGCTGCCGACGCCGATGTCGGCCTCTCCAACGCCACCGCCTACCTCGACCTGTTCGGCCGCGTCCTGGTCGGCTGGATCTGGCTGCGCCAGGCGCTGGTCGCCAGCCGCGCGCTGAGCGCCGGAGCCGCCGGCAGCGAGGCCGACTTCTACCGGGGCAAGCTGCACGCCGCTCGCTACTTCATGGACTGGGAGCTGGCCGCGGTGGAAAGCCAGGCGCACCTGCTCGGCGCCGGCAACCGGGTCTGCTACGACATGCAGGACGCCTGGTTCTGA
- a CDS encoding TetR/AcrR family transcriptional regulator: protein MARIGADLRRQDFIEATLKVIAEHGVPNATTRRIAAAANSPLASLHYVFHTKDELFYAVYESLINMPQQALEHVPAGATTAECIAETLRQLVRWFAAHPERATAQSELFFWILRNNPEMANKIYAMAGEATERTIERITQSRLDKAALIALSRLLVNLFDGLMLAWSAHGDMERLEAETDTACQAVRLLAASY from the coding sequence ATGGCCAGAATAGGCGCTGATCTGCGCAGACAGGACTTCATAGAGGCCACACTGAAGGTGATTGCGGAGCATGGCGTCCCCAATGCAACTACTCGACGTATTGCCGCAGCTGCGAACTCTCCCCTCGCCTCCCTGCACTACGTATTCCACACCAAGGACGAACTCTTCTACGCGGTCTACGAGTCCCTGATCAACATGCCTCAGCAAGCTCTGGAGCATGTGCCGGCCGGCGCCACCACGGCGGAATGCATCGCGGAGACGCTGCGTCAACTGGTCAGATGGTTCGCCGCCCATCCAGAAAGAGCCACTGCACAGTCCGAGCTGTTCTTCTGGATCCTGCGCAACAACCCGGAAATGGCCAACAAGATCTACGCGATGGCCGGCGAGGCAACGGAGCGGACGATCGAACGGATCACGCAATCCCGGCTGGACAAGGCCGCGTTGATCGCCTTGAGCCGCCTGCTGGTAAACCTGTTCGATGGTCTGATGCTGGCCTGGTCGGCACATGGCGATATGGAGCGACTGGAAGCGGAAACCGACACCGCCTGCCAAGCAGTCCGTCTGCTGGCGGCCAGCTACTGA
- a CDS encoding phytanoyl-CoA dioxygenase family protein encodes MNAKKLVTLSANDSVERVVEVIKRDGGVIISNFVSEQALSALREELDSYLNETPCGVDAYFAGAQTRRVARIIGRSDTAVKIALNPLFLESAKAILQTPTHVWVGTDRVEIEPDIQLSITQAIQIGPGQGLQPLHRDDSTSLWRHPQYGREARLQMMLAISDFTEENGATRVIPGSHTWDDERMPTQEETVAAEMPAGSALFWMGSVYHGGGANQSDQPRTGLTMAYDLAFLRLEENHFLSIPLERVRQLPEEMQRLLGWSASKTLLGWVEIDGQMRDPHDLLGMTSFTEVGKGF; translated from the coding sequence ATGAATGCAAAGAAATTGGTGACGCTAAGCGCTAATGACTCAGTCGAGCGAGTGGTCGAAGTCATTAAGCGTGATGGTGGTGTGATCATCTCCAATTTTGTTTCAGAGCAAGCGTTGAGTGCTCTGCGTGAGGAACTCGATAGCTATCTCAACGAAACCCCTTGTGGGGTCGACGCCTATTTCGCTGGCGCTCAAACACGGCGTGTTGCCCGCATAATCGGGCGCAGCGATACCGCCGTAAAGATAGCGCTGAACCCGCTGTTTCTCGAGTCGGCGAAGGCGATTCTGCAAACCCCGACTCATGTATGGGTGGGCACTGATCGCGTCGAGATCGAGCCGGATATTCAACTCAGCATTACCCAGGCTATCCAGATCGGGCCGGGCCAAGGTTTGCAGCCTTTGCATCGCGACGATTCCACGTCGCTCTGGCGCCATCCGCAGTACGGTCGTGAAGCACGGCTGCAGATGATGCTGGCCATTTCCGACTTCACCGAAGAGAACGGAGCCACACGCGTCATTCCCGGCAGCCACACCTGGGACGATGAGCGCATGCCCACTCAAGAAGAAACAGTCGCGGCAGAAATGCCGGCCGGCTCGGCACTTTTCTGGATGGGCTCGGTGTACCACGGTGGCGGCGCCAACCAGTCCGATCAACCGCGCACCGGCCTCACCATGGCCTATGACTTGGCCTTCTTGCGACTGGAAGAAAATCACTTCCTCTCCATCCCCCTTGAGCGCGTCCGCCAGTTGCCCGAAGAGATGCAGCGTCTGCTCGGTTGGAGTGCCAGCAAAACCTTGTTGGGCTGGGTGGAGATCGACGGTCAGATGCGCGACCCGCATGACCTGCTGGGTATGACCTCATTCACCGAAGTCGGCAAAGGCTTCTAG